The nucleotide sequence GTGCCTGCTGAGCAGTAAAGACGGCTGTGGCCGTAACCTTGACGCCTTTTTCGTGCAACAAGCGCATGGCTTTATACCCTTCCGGAATAACCGGAATTTTAATGAAGGTATTCGCTCCCAGCTTGCTAATAAGATAATCTGCCTCTACAAGGATTTCCTCTGCTGTCTGACTAATCACCTGGGCATGCAGCGTCCGGTCCGGCCCGATAATCGAGCGAATTTCCTGCAATACCTCCATAAACGGTTTACCGTTCTTGGCCAGAATACTGGGGTTGGTCGTTACTCCGTCAATCGGGAATAAATCATTAATTTTCTTAATATAAGCGGCATTAGCCGTGTCCAATAAAATTTTCATGCTCATTTCCTCCTAAATTTTTTTAACAGTAACGCTTCGGTCAGAACTGCCCGGCTATCTTATCAGCCAGCCTGAGCCGCGTCACGCATTTGCTGAACCAGCAGCGCATAATCGGCATCTTCACCACGGAAAATGGACGAGGTTCCGCCAACCAGAACATTGGCGCCGGCCTTTACCGCTGCGGGAATGGTCAGACTATTGATATTGCCGTCAATCTGAATCAACGGCTTAAGCCCCCGTTCTTCGCAAAGCATGGTAAGTGCCTTAATTTTCCGCAATGCACTGGTTACAAATTTTTGGCCGGCAAACCCCGGATCAACCGTCATAACCAGTACCATATCCACTTCCTGCAGCACATGGGTAATGGCCGACAACGGTGTGGAAGGGTTTAAAGCCACAACCGGCTTGACTCCCATTTCTTTAATCATATATAAGGCCCGGTGCAAATGATTGGTTGCCTCGGCATGGACCGAAATATATTCCGGTTTGCAGCCGGCAAACAGGGGAATGTAGCGTTCCGGTTCAAATACCGCCAGATGGATATCCAGCGGAATCTCGGTATAGGCCCGGATTTCCTCCAGCACATAAGGTCCCATGGCCAGATTGTCTACATAGGAACCGTCCATGACATCGCAATGCAGCATGTCCACCTTCGCCTTCGCCAGACGGTCCAATTCATTGGCCAGTTTTAACTGATTGGCACACATAATGGAAGCGGCAATCTGAATCATCGGCCATCCCTCGTTTCTGCTTCCAGCTCAC is from Propionispora vibrioides and encodes:
- the rpe gene encoding ribulose-phosphate 3-epimerase, producing the protein MIQIAASIMCANQLKLANELDRLAKAKVDMLHCDVMDGSYVDNLAMGPYVLEEIRAYTEIPLDIHLAVFEPERYIPLFAGCKPEYISVHAEATNHLHRALYMIKEMGVKPVVALNPSTPLSAITHVLQEVDMVLVMTVDPGFAGQKFVTSALRKIKALTMLCEERGLKPLIQIDGNINSLTIPAAVKAGANVLVGGTSSIFRGEDADYALLVQQMRDAAQAG
- a CDS encoding transaldolase family protein; translation: MKILLDTANAAYIKKINDLFPIDGVTTNPSILAKNGKPFMEVLQEIRSIIGPDRTLHAQVISQTAEEILVEADYLISKLGANTFIKIPVIPEGYKAMRLLHEKGVKVTATAVFTAQQALMAARAGANYVAPYVNRIDNISGDGVQVVADIAHIFESFGFATEVLAASFKNVDQVQKCCLVKAHAVTVSEDVFDSLTKHPLTDWSVNKFVEDWEAVYGKGTKVSNA